From one Streptomyces sp. CA-210063 genomic stretch:
- a CDS encoding D-arabinono-1,4-lactone oxidase, with protein sequence MSTTVIGKSGTWRNWAGNVTARPVREVTPVTVEELAAAVRKAAEDDLRVKAVGTGHSFTAAAATDGVLIRPQLLTGIRKIDREAMTVTVAAGTPLKRLNMALAREGLSLTNMGDIMEQTVSGATSTGTHGTGRDSASIAAQIRGLELVTADGSVLTCSATENPDVFAAARVGIGALGIVTAITFAVEPIFLLTAREEPMPFERVLAEFDELHAENEHFEFYWFPHTGNTNTKRNNRSAGPERPVPQLNSWFEDEFLSNGVFHVANLVGQAAPATIPTIARISSRALSARTYTDIPYKVFTSPRRVRFVEMEFAVPREALVDTLRELKAMVDRSNLRVSFPVEVRTAPADDITLSTASGRESAYIAVHMFRGTPYQAYFTAAERIFTAHEGRPHWGKVHTRDTDYFSKVYPRFGEFTALRDRLDPERRFQNDYLRRVLGA encoded by the coding sequence ATGAGCACCACAGTGATCGGGAAGAGCGGCACGTGGCGTAACTGGGCGGGGAACGTCACCGCCCGGCCCGTACGGGAGGTCACCCCTGTCACCGTCGAGGAACTCGCCGCGGCCGTGCGGAAGGCCGCCGAGGACGACCTCAGGGTGAAGGCCGTCGGTACGGGCCACTCCTTCACGGCCGCCGCCGCGACCGACGGCGTATTGATCCGCCCTCAACTGTTGACGGGCATACGCAAGATTGATCGGGAGGCCATGACCGTCACGGTGGCCGCCGGCACTCCGCTCAAGAGACTCAACATGGCGCTCGCGCGCGAGGGACTGTCGCTCACGAACATGGGCGACATCATGGAGCAGACGGTCTCCGGCGCGACCAGCACCGGCACCCACGGCACCGGCCGCGACTCGGCCTCGATCGCCGCCCAGATCCGGGGACTCGAACTGGTCACCGCCGACGGCTCCGTCCTGACCTGTTCCGCGACGGAGAACCCGGACGTCTTCGCGGCCGCCCGCGTCGGCATCGGCGCCCTCGGCATCGTCACGGCGATCACCTTCGCGGTGGAGCCGATCTTCCTCCTCACGGCACGCGAGGAACCGATGCCGTTCGAGAGGGTGCTGGCCGAGTTCGACGAACTCCACGCCGAGAACGAGCACTTCGAGTTCTACTGGTTCCCGCACACGGGCAACACCAACACCAAGCGCAACAACCGCAGCGCGGGACCCGAGAGGCCCGTGCCGCAGCTGAACAGCTGGTTCGAGGACGAGTTCCTCTCCAACGGGGTATTCCATGTGGCCAACTTGGTCGGCCAGGCGGCCCCCGCCACCATCCCGACGATCGCGCGGATCTCCAGCCGGGCCCTGTCCGCGCGGACGTACACCGACATCCCCTACAAGGTCTTCACGTCTCCGCGCCGAGTGCGCTTCGTGGAGATGGAGTTCGCCGTTCCGCGCGAGGCCCTGGTGGACACGCTGCGTGAACTCAAGGCGATGGTCGACCGTTCGAACCTGCGCGTCAGCTTCCCCGTCGAGGTCCGCACCGCCCCGGCCGACGACATCACACTCTCCACCGCCTCCGGACGCGAGAGCGCGTACATCGCCGTGCACATGTTCAGGGGCACGCCCTATCAGGCGTACTTCACCGCCGCCGAGCGGATCTTCACCGCGCACGAGGGGCGGCCGCACTGGGGCAAGGTGCACACGCGGGACACGGACTACTTCTCCAAGGTCTATCCCCGCTTCGGCGAGTTCACCGCCCTGCGTGACCGGCTCGACCCCGAACGGCGTTTCCAGAACGACTACTTGCGCCGGGTGCTCGGGGCCTAG
- a CDS encoding sulfurtransferase, translated as MNAIISAADLASELAGARPPVLLDVRWQLGGPNLRPEYERAHIPGAVFVDLDSELAGPAGSGGRHPLPDLDAFGTAMRAAGVSADRPVVVYDGGLNWAAARAWWLLRWAGHPSVRVLDGGLAAWEGPLTAEIPEPAPGTFEPVPGALPLLDADGTATLARTGLLLDARAAERYRGDVEPIDPVGGHIPGAVSAPTTENVAESGRFRSAAELADRFKGLGATAESEVGVYCGSGVSGAHQVLALAVAGIPAALYVGSWSEWSRDGSRPVATGPDPQ; from the coding sequence ATGAACGCCATCATCTCCGCCGCCGACCTCGCGAGCGAGCTGGCGGGAGCGCGCCCACCGGTCCTCCTGGACGTCCGCTGGCAGTTGGGCGGCCCGAACCTGCGCCCCGAGTACGAGCGGGCGCACATCCCCGGGGCCGTCTTCGTCGATCTGGATTCCGAACTCGCCGGCCCCGCAGGCTCCGGCGGCCGCCATCCGCTGCCCGACCTCGATGCCTTCGGTACGGCGATGCGGGCGGCCGGGGTCTCCGCCGACCGCCCCGTGGTCGTCTACGACGGCGGGCTCAACTGGGCCGCCGCGCGCGCGTGGTGGCTGCTCCGCTGGGCGGGTCACCCGTCGGTGCGGGTCCTGGACGGCGGTCTGGCAGCCTGGGAGGGCCCGTTGACGGCCGAGATCCCGGAGCCTGCGCCCGGCACCTTCGAGCCCGTTCCCGGCGCGCTGCCGCTGCTCGACGCGGACGGCACCGCCACGCTGGCCCGCACCGGGCTGCTCCTGGACGCGCGCGCCGCCGAGCGCTACCGCGGCGACGTGGAACCCATCGACCCGGTCGGCGGCCACATCCCGGGCGCGGTGTCGGCCCCGACCACGGAGAACGTGGCCGAATCCGGCCGCTTCCGGTCCGCCGCCGAACTCGCCGACCGCTTCAAGGGACTCGGCGCGACCGCCGAGTCCGAGGTCGGCGTCTACTGCGGCTCGGGCGTCTCCGGCGCCCACCAGGTGCTGGCACTGGCCGTCGCGGGCATCCCGGCCGCCCTCTATGTCGGCTCGTGGTCGGAGTGGTCCCGGGACGGCAGCCGCCCGGTCGCCACCGGACCCGACCCGCAGTGA
- a CDS encoding ferrochelatase, which produces MPHAHDATPYDALLLLSFGGPEGPDDVVPFLENVTRGRGIPKERLKEVGQHYFLFGGVSPINDQNRALLDALRKDFAEHGLDLPIYWGNRNWAPYLTDTLREMVTDGRRRVLVLATSAYASYSGCRQYRENLADSLAALEAEGLELPRIDKIRHYFNHPGFLEPMIDGVVEALADLPEDVRDGAHIAFCTHSIPNASADTSGPVEGHGDGGAYVAEHLDVSQLIADAVRERTGVEHPWQLVYQSRSGAPHIPWLEPDICDHLEELHGSGVPAVVMAPIGFVSDHMEVLYDLDTEAMAKGEELGLPVRRSATVGADPRFAAAIRDLVLERADTERGQDVTPCALGALGAGHNLCPVGCCPARTPRPAAAGADSPYA; this is translated from the coding sequence ATGCCACACGCGCACGACGCCACCCCCTACGACGCCCTGCTCCTGCTCTCGTTCGGCGGCCCGGAGGGCCCGGACGACGTGGTCCCGTTCCTGGAGAACGTGACGCGGGGGCGCGGCATCCCCAAGGAACGCCTCAAGGAAGTCGGGCAGCACTACTTCCTGTTCGGCGGGGTCAGCCCCATCAACGACCAGAACCGGGCCCTGCTGGACGCCCTCCGCAAGGACTTCGCCGAGCACGGTCTGGACCTGCCGATCTACTGGGGCAACCGCAACTGGGCGCCCTACCTGACCGACACCCTGCGCGAGATGGTCACCGACGGCCGCCGCCGCGTCCTGGTCCTCGCCACCAGCGCGTACGCCTCGTACTCGGGCTGCCGCCAGTACCGCGAGAACCTCGCCGACTCGCTCGCCGCCCTGGAGGCCGAGGGCCTGGAGCTGCCGAGGATCGACAAGATCCGGCACTACTTCAACCACCCGGGCTTCCTGGAGCCGATGATCGACGGCGTCGTGGAAGCGCTCGCCGACCTCCCCGAGGACGTCCGCGACGGCGCGCACATCGCCTTCTGCACGCACTCCATCCCGAACGCCTCCGCGGACACCTCCGGCCCGGTCGAGGGCCACGGGGACGGCGGCGCGTACGTCGCGGAGCACCTGGACGTCTCCCAGCTCATCGCCGACGCCGTGCGCGAGCGGACCGGCGTCGAGCACCCCTGGCAGCTCGTCTACCAGTCCCGCTCCGGCGCCCCGCACATCCCCTGGCTGGAGCCGGACATCTGCGACCACCTGGAGGAGCTGCACGGCTCCGGTGTCCCGGCCGTCGTGATGGCGCCCATCGGGTTCGTCTCGGACCACATGGAGGTTCTGTACGACCTCGACACCGAGGCCATGGCCAAGGGCGAGGAGCTGGGCCTGCCGGTCCGCCGCTCGGCCACCGTGGGCGCCGACCCGCGGTTCGCCGCCGCGATCCGCGACCTGGTCCTGGAGCGCGCCGATACCGAGCGGGGCCAGGACGTGACCCCCTGTGCCCTCGGCGCGCTCGGCGCCGGCCACAACCTGTGCCCGGTCGGCTGCTGCCCGGCCCGCACCCCGCGGCCCGCCGCCGCGGGCGCCGACAGCCCGTACGCATGA
- a CDS encoding sensor histidine kinase yields the protein MATTPAPPLAPPKPTWDPRRPQNPLPWLRPTIRIRLTLLYGGMFLIAGILLLSIIYLLAAQAITTGNQPLFKIVGGTDISVSSEKCPAVDADSNNVPLTDFNAAIAACIDHQRKVALDSLLSRSLLALLGLAVIAFAFGYAMAGRVLAPLGRITRTARAVAGSDLSRRIELDGPDDELKELADTFDDMLERLQRAFTAQQRFVGNASHELRTPLAINRTLLEVHLSDPNAPAELQQLGKTLLATNERSEQLVEGLLLLARSDNQIVERKPVDLAEVASQAIDQVRSEADAKKVEIRGERAPAVVQGNGVLLERIALNLVQNAVRYNVQGPGGWVEVTTELQHGQAVLVVTNTGPVVPAYEIDNLFEPFRRLRTERTGSDKGVGLGLSIVRSVARAHGGHIAAQPREGGGLVMRVTLPI from the coding sequence GTGGCCACGACCCCCGCGCCCCCGCTGGCGCCCCCGAAGCCCACCTGGGACCCCAGGAGGCCGCAGAACCCGCTCCCGTGGCTGCGCCCGACCATCCGGATACGGCTCACGCTGCTCTACGGCGGCATGTTCCTGATCGCCGGGATCCTGCTGCTGTCGATCATCTATCTGCTGGCCGCCCAGGCGATCACCACGGGCAACCAGCCGCTGTTCAAGATCGTCGGCGGCACCGACATCAGCGTCTCCAGCGAGAAGTGCCCCGCCGTCGACGCCGACTCGAACAATGTGCCGCTCACCGACTTCAACGCGGCGATCGCGGCCTGTATCGACCACCAGCGCAAGGTCGCCCTGGACAGCCTGCTCAGCCGCTCCCTGCTGGCCCTGCTGGGGCTCGCCGTGATCGCGTTCGCCTTCGGCTACGCGATGGCGGGCCGGGTACTCGCGCCGCTCGGCCGGATCACCCGGACCGCGCGCGCGGTGGCCGGTTCGGACCTGTCCCGCCGTATCGAGCTGGATGGCCCGGACGACGAGCTGAAGGAGCTGGCGGACACCTTCGACGACATGCTGGAGCGGCTCCAGCGGGCCTTCACGGCCCAGCAGCGGTTCGTCGGCAACGCCTCGCACGAGCTGAGAACACCGCTCGCGATCAACCGCACGCTGCTGGAGGTGCATCTGTCCGATCCGAACGCGCCGGCCGAACTGCAGCAGTTGGGCAAGACGTTGCTGGCCACCAACGAGCGCAGCGAGCAGCTCGTCGAGGGTCTGCTGCTGCTCGCCCGCAGCGACAACCAGATCGTCGAGCGCAAGCCCGTGGATCTCGCCGAGGTCGCCTCCCAGGCCATCGACCAGGTGCGCTCCGAGGCGGACGCCAAGAAGGTGGAGATCCGCGGCGAGCGGGCCCCCGCGGTCGTCCAGGGCAACGGCGTGCTGCTGGAGCGGATCGCCCTGAACCTCGTCCAGAACGCCGTCCGGTACAACGTGCAGGGCCCGGGAGGCTGGGTGGAAGTCACGACCGAGCTCCAGCACGGACAGGCGGTGCTCGTGGTCACGAACACCGGTCCCGTGGTCCCGGCGTACGAGATCGACAACCTTTTCGAGCCGTTCCGGCGGCTGCGTACGGAGCGCACGGGCAGCGACAAGGGCGTGGGCCTCGGCCTGTCGATCGTCCGGTCCGTGGCCCGCGCGCACGGCGGCCACATCGC
- a CDS encoding inositol monophosphatase family protein: MTDQPERPDGLKAELLEIALDAAHRAGAFLRDGRPDDLGVAATKSSAVDVVTEMDIASEKLITGLLAERRPHDGVLGEEGASVEGTSGVQWVIDPIDGTVNYLYGLPSWAVSIAARVDGETVVGVVHAPVRGETFRAVLGEGAYLNDRPARVRPAPSLELALLGTGFGYLAERRARQADVLRELIPQVRDIRRGGSAAIDLCDVAVGRLDAYYERGLNAWDYAAGDLIAREAGALTGGRPSEPLSPDLTIAGPPGLFEVLQARLEDLGAWHD; the protein is encoded by the coding sequence ATGACCGACCAGCCCGAGCGTCCGGACGGCCTGAAGGCCGAACTTCTGGAGATCGCCCTGGACGCCGCCCACCGCGCGGGAGCCTTCCTGCGCGACGGCCGGCCCGACGATCTCGGCGTGGCCGCCACCAAGTCCAGCGCGGTCGATGTCGTCACCGAGATGGACATCGCCTCCGAGAAGCTGATCACCGGCCTGCTGGCCGAGCGCAGGCCGCACGACGGCGTGCTCGGCGAGGAGGGCGCCAGCGTCGAGGGCACCAGCGGCGTCCAGTGGGTGATCGACCCCATCGACGGCACCGTCAACTACCTGTACGGACTGCCGAGTTGGGCCGTGTCCATCGCGGCCCGGGTGGACGGCGAGACCGTCGTCGGCGTGGTCCACGCCCCGGTGCGCGGCGAGACCTTCCGGGCCGTCCTCGGCGAGGGCGCGTACCTGAACGACCGCCCCGCGCGCGTGCGGCCCGCGCCCTCCCTGGAGCTGGCCCTCCTCGGCACCGGCTTCGGCTACCTCGCCGAGCGCCGGGCGAGGCAGGCCGACGTACTGCGTGAGCTGATCCCCCAGGTCCGGGACATCCGGCGCGGCGGCTCGGCCGCGATCGACCTGTGCGACGTGGCCGTGGGCCGCCTGGACGCGTACTACGAGCGCGGTCTGAACGCCTGGGACTACGCGGCGGGCGACCTCATCGCCCGGGAAGCGGGCGCCCTGACCGGTGGCCGCCCCTCAGAGCCCCTCTCACCCGACCTGACCATCGCGGGCCCACCCGGCCTCTTCGAGGTCCTCCAGGCCCGTCTGGAGGACCTGGGAGCCTGGCACGACTGA
- a CDS encoding thymidine kinase, translating to MPELVFFSGTMDCGKSTLALQIEHNRSARGLQGMIFTRDDRAGEGKLSSRLGLVTDAVEVEDGQDLYGYLVDHLSQGRRADYVIADEAQFLAPEQIDQLARVVDDLGLDVYAFGITTDFRSKLFPGSQRLVELADRVEVLQVEALCWCGARATHNARTIGGHMVVEGAQVVVGDVNQPDDIGYEVLCRRHHRRRMTAATAHASVLSPDVLPVETV from the coding sequence ATGCCCGAGCTGGTGTTCTTCTCCGGAACCATGGACTGCGGGAAGTCGACGCTGGCCCTCCAGATAGAGCACAACCGCTCGGCGCGCGGCCTCCAGGGCATGATCTTCACGCGTGACGACCGCGCGGGCGAGGGCAAGTTGTCGTCACGGCTGGGCCTGGTCACCGACGCCGTGGAGGTCGAGGACGGCCAGGACCTCTACGGGTACCTCGTCGACCATCTCTCCCAGGGCCGCCGCGCGGACTATGTGATCGCCGACGAGGCGCAGTTCCTCGCCCCCGAGCAGATCGACCAACTCGCCCGCGTCGTGGACGACCTGGGCCTCGACGTCTACGCCTTCGGCATCACGACCGACTTCCGGTCCAAGCTCTTCCCCGGCTCCCAGCGGCTGGTCGAGCTGGCCGACCGCGTCGAGGTCCTCCAGGTCGAGGCCCTCTGCTGGTGCGGCGCCCGCGCCACCCACAACGCCCGCACCATAGGTGGCCACATGGTCGTCGAGGGCGCCCAGGTCGTCGTCGGCGACGTCAACCAACCCGACGACATCGGCTACGAAGTCCTCTGCCGCCGCCACCACCGCCGCCGCATGACAGCGGCCACGGCCCACGCGAGCGTCCTCTCCCCGGACGTCCTGCCGGTCGAGACGGTCTGA
- a CDS encoding MFS transporter, producing the protein MPSPYTALFAAPGTKGFTAAGLLGRMPLSMMGIGVVTMISQLTGRYGLAGALSATIALSAAVLGPQISRLVDQYGQRRVLRPATLFALAASAGLLFAAHHRWPDWVLYVCSAGIGCVPSLGAMTRARWAALYRGTPHLHTAYSFESVVDEVCFIFGPIISIGLSTAWFPEAGPLLAACFLAVGVFWLTAQRATEPAPHPREHHDQGRSALRSPGLRVLVATFVATGAIFGAVDVVTVAFAEEQGHKAAASVVLAVYAAGSCAAGIVFGLLRFTGAAELRWLLGVCAMAVSMIPLLLVGNLPFLAVALFVAGLSIAPTMITTMALIEEHVPRAQLTEGMTWVGTGLAVGVALGSSVSGWVIDAAGAEAGYVVPAASGAAAVAVGFLGYRRLRRPAPRRGGPHEHHSDREERHVA; encoded by the coding sequence GTGCCCAGCCCTTACACCGCCCTCTTCGCCGCACCCGGCACCAAGGGCTTCACCGCCGCGGGTCTCCTGGGTCGGATGCCGCTGTCCATGATGGGCATCGGCGTGGTCACGATGATCTCCCAGCTCACCGGGCGGTACGGTCTGGCCGGCGCGCTCTCGGCGACCATCGCGCTGTCCGCCGCCGTGCTCGGCCCGCAGATCTCCCGCCTGGTGGACCAGTACGGGCAGCGGCGGGTGCTGCGCCCGGCGACCCTCTTCGCGCTCGCCGCGTCCGCGGGGCTGCTGTTCGCCGCGCACCACCGCTGGCCGGACTGGGTCCTGTACGTCTGCTCGGCGGGCATCGGCTGCGTGCCGAGCCTCGGCGCGATGACCCGGGCGCGCTGGGCGGCCCTGTACCGGGGCACCCCGCACCTGCACACCGCGTACTCCTTCGAGTCGGTCGTCGACGAGGTCTGCTTCATCTTCGGGCCGATCATCTCCATCGGGCTGTCCACGGCGTGGTTCCCGGAGGCCGGGCCGCTGCTCGCCGCCTGCTTCCTCGCGGTCGGCGTCTTCTGGCTGACCGCCCAGCGCGCCACCGAACCGGCGCCGCATCCGCGCGAGCACCACGACCAGGGCCGCTCGGCGCTGCGCTCGCCCGGACTGCGGGTCCTGGTGGCCACCTTCGTGGCGACCGGGGCGATCTTCGGGGCCGTCGACGTGGTCACCGTGGCCTTCGCCGAGGAGCAGGGTCACAAGGCCGCCGCGAGCGTCGTCCTGGCCGTCTACGCGGCCGGTTCCTGCGCCGCGGGCATCGTCTTCGGACTGCTGCGCTTCACAGGGGCCGCCGAGCTTCGCTGGCTGCTGGGCGTGTGTGCCATGGCCGTGAGTATGATCCCCCTCCTACTGGTCGGAAACTTGCCGTTTCTGGCCGTGGCGCTCTTCGTCGCCGGCCTGTCCATCGCACCCACGATGATCACGACGATGGCCCTGATCGAGGAGCACGTACCACGCGCGCAACTGACCGAGGGCATGACCTGGGTGGGCACCGGGCTCGCGGTCGGTGTCGCGCTCGGCTCCTCGGTGTCCGGCTGGGTGATCGACGCGGCCGGGGCCGAGGCGGGGTACGTGGTTCCGGCGGCGTCCGGGGCCGCCGCGGTCGCGGTCGGTTTCCTCGGGTACCGCCGGCTGCGCAGGCCGGCTCCAAGGCGGGGAGGGCCCCATGAGCACCACAGTGATCGGGAAGAGCGGCACGTGGCGTAA
- the sepH gene encoding septation protein SepH — translation MPELRVVAVSNDGTRLVLKAADSTEYTLPIDERLRAAVRGDRPRLGQIEIEVESHLRPRDIQARIRAGATAEEVAQLAGIPVDRVRRFEGPVLAERAFMAERARKTPVRRPGENAGPQLGEAVQERLLLRGAEKDTVQWDSWRRDDGTWEVLLVYCVAGEPHSASWTYDPPRRLVQAVDDEARSLIGESDDLGAPEPSFPFVPRIARLPRDRPLDRQAERPVLPAPPEPDEEIVSERDSLTSILEAVPSYRGDLVVPELPSAEPQEEPVEEVAEEESAAPAASAGSAYADVLMPRSVNGHRDRLIGATDRQAEADGVRPGRRAAVPSWDEIVFGTRRKKQE, via the coding sequence ATGCCCGAACTGCGTGTCGTGGCCGTCTCCAATGACGGCACACGGCTGGTGCTGAAGGCTGCCGATTCCACGGAGTACACGCTTCCGATCGACGAACGGCTGCGTGCCGCCGTGCGCGGCGACCGTCCTCGCCTCGGCCAGATCGAGATCGAGGTGGAGAGCCATCTCCGCCCCCGTGACATCCAGGCGCGTATACGCGCGGGTGCCACGGCCGAGGAAGTCGCGCAGCTCGCCGGTATCCCCGTCGACCGGGTACGCCGGTTCGAGGGTCCCGTGCTGGCCGAGCGTGCCTTCATGGCCGAGCGGGCCCGCAAGACCCCGGTCCGCCGCCCCGGCGAGAACGCCGGCCCCCAGCTCGGCGAGGCCGTACAGGAGCGACTGCTGCTGCGCGGCGCCGAGAAGGACACCGTGCAGTGGGACTCGTGGCGCCGCGACGACGGCACCTGGGAAGTCCTGTTGGTGTACTGCGTCGCGGGCGAACCGCACTCGGCGAGCTGGACGTACGACCCGCCCCGGCGGCTCGTCCAGGCCGTCGACGACGAGGCGCGTTCGCTGATCGGCGAGTCCGACGACCTCGGGGCGCCCGAGCCGAGCTTCCCGTTCGTGCCGAGGATCGCGCGGCTGCCCCGGGACCGCCCCCTGGACCGCCAGGCGGAACGTCCCGTCCTGCCCGCTCCCCCCGAGCCCGACGAGGAGATCGTGAGCGAGCGCGACTCGCTCACGAGCATCCTGGAGGCCGTCCCCAGCTACCGGGGCGACCTGGTGGTGCCCGAACTGCCCTCCGCCGAACCGCAGGAGGAGCCGGTCGAGGAAGTGGCGGAGGAGGAGTCCGCGGCCCCCGCGGCCTCGGCCGGTTCCGCCTACGCGGACGTCCTCATGCCGCGGTCGGTCAACGGCCACCGCGACCGGCTCATCGGCGCCACCGACCGCCAGGCCGAGGCCGACGGCGTCCGGCCGGGTCGTCGCGCGGCCGTGCCGAGCTGGGACGAGATCGTGTTCGGTACGCGACGCAAAAAACAGGAGTAG
- a CDS encoding VOC family protein, whose amino-acid sequence MTEAGGSTGLNGTAYPPGTPCWVSLMVHGTATTQDFYGALFGWEFQPGPQQLGPYVRALLDGRQVAGIGQLPPDRHLPIAWTPYFASDDVDLTAETVRSCGGTVGVGPLDAGDAGRLAIASDPAGAVFGIWQAEEHVGADIKGAPGTQAWDELLTVDSSLVAKFYETAFGYDEEPTVSADLDYVTLHIEGRPVAGIHGVGNALPRDRGPHWLTYFEVTDPDEAANRVIELGGHVLEPTHGTPRGSVATLADPEGAKFAVVHTER is encoded by the coding sequence ATGACCGAGGCAGGGGGGTCGACCGGCCTGAACGGTACGGCGTATCCACCGGGCACACCTTGCTGGGTGAGTCTGATGGTGCACGGGACGGCCACGACCCAGGACTTCTACGGGGCGCTGTTCGGCTGGGAGTTCCAGCCCGGTCCCCAGCAGCTCGGCCCGTACGTGCGGGCACTGCTCGACGGGCGTCAGGTGGCGGGCATCGGCCAGTTGCCGCCCGACCGCCATCTTCCCATCGCCTGGACTCCGTACTTCGCCTCGGACGACGTGGATCTGACTGCGGAGACAGTGCGGAGCTGCGGCGGCACCGTCGGGGTCGGCCCGCTGGACGCCGGGGATGCGGGCCGACTGGCGATCGCCTCCGATCCCGCGGGCGCCGTCTTCGGCATCTGGCAGGCGGAGGAGCACGTCGGCGCGGACATCAAGGGCGCCCCCGGCACCCAAGCCTGGGACGAACTCCTCACCGTCGACAGCTCGCTCGTCGCCAAGTTCTACGAGACCGCCTTCGGCTACGACGAGGAGCCGACCGTCTCCGCCGACCTCGACTACGTCACCCTCCACATCGAGGGCCGCCCCGTCGCCGGCATCCATGGCGTCGGCAACGCCCTCCCCCGCGACCGAGGCCCCCACTGGCTGACCTACTTCGAGGTCACCGACCCCGACGAGGCCGCCAACCGCGTCATCGAACTGGGCGGCCACGTCCTCGAACCCACCCACGGCACTCCCCGCGGCTCTGTGGCCACCCTCGCCGACCCGGAGGGCGCCAAGTTCGCGGTGGTCCACACCGAACGCTGA
- a CDS encoding response regulator transcription factor — protein sequence MRVLVVEDEQLLADAVATGLRREAMAVDVVYDGAAALERIGVNDYDVVVLDRDLPLVHGDDVCRKLVELGLPTRVLMLTASGDVSDRVEGLEIGADDYLPKPFAFSELIARVRALGRRTSVPLPPVLERAGIKLDPNRREVFRDGKEVQLAPKEFAVLEVLMRSEGAVVSAEQLLEKAWDENTDPFTNVVRVTVMTLRRKLGEPPVIVTVPGSGYRI from the coding sequence GTGCGCGTACTCGTCGTCGAGGACGAGCAACTGCTCGCCGATGCGGTGGCCACCGGACTGCGCCGGGAGGCCATGGCCGTCGACGTCGTGTACGACGGTGCGGCCGCCCTGGAACGCATCGGCGTCAACGACTACGACGTGGTCGTCCTCGACCGCGACCTCCCCCTCGTCCACGGTGACGACGTCTGCCGCAAGCTCGTCGAGCTCGGGCTGCCCACGCGCGTGCTGATGCTCACCGCGTCCGGCGACGTCAGCGACCGGGTCGAGGGCCTGGAGATCGGCGCCGACGACTATCTGCCCAAGCCGTTCGCGTTCAGCGAGCTGATCGCGCGCGTGCGGGCCCTCGGCCGGCGTACGAGCGTGCCGCTGCCCCCCGTCCTGGAGCGCGCCGGCATCAAGCTCGACCCCAACCGCCGCGAGGTCTTCCGCGACGGCAAGGAGGTCCAGCTCGCGCCCAAGGAGTTCGCGGTCCTGGAGGTGCTGATGCGCAGCGAGGGCGCCGTCGTCTCGGCGGAGCAACTGCTGGAGAAGGCCTGGGACGAGAACACCGACCCGTTCACCAACGTCGTGCGCGTGACGGTCATGACGCTGCGCCGCAAGCTCGGCGAACCACCGGTCATCGTCACCGTGCCCGGCTCCGGCTACCGGATCTGA